A genomic segment from Blastococcus sp. PRF04-17 encodes:
- a CDS encoding LpqB family beta-propeller domain-containing protein: MTVRRGWAVVVHVLVLVLALSACSTVPSTSPTMQITQMPTRAADEVGIEPLPPEPGATPEEVVRSFIDAAASTRQGHRVAAEHLTPEAQGTWNDESGITVISPGYATVTTAAGSVRVTGNRVGTVDPRGVFTVAGPGVFTRDFALEQVEEEWRISDPPDGLIILEPDFVRLYDRLSAFFLDPTDQRLVPDPRHLVVGEAQPTALVQRLLDGPSPALAAGVRNPLTGVQLERAVTVEGNSAVVDLTGISPDPSTRLSQVAAQLVWTLDQLDSPRINSVEIRIDGEPVDIEGVPDRQTVEDWPNVDPESVPVDAVGHYISGGALHTVTRGEPAPGPAGSGAYALSSAAVASDPRSGELAFLAGVRATPSGATLFAGRYAGELAPVLAGGSLSAPTVAATRMEAWVVRDGTSIVRVQFGGDPQGVSAPTLPRLGPAEALELSPDGVRAALVVQGPGGPTLYVGTVVRSENGGVALPDLRQIAPDLSRVVDVAWRDGGTLLVLAGDAGDDRIVPYELGVDGWGLTDVPTAGLPSQPTSIGAAPTRQPLVNAGSTIWQLAGGTWVTLVRGREPLPGTAPFYPL, translated from the coding sequence TCGTCCTCGTGCTCGCACTGTCCGCCTGCTCCACCGTGCCGAGCACGTCGCCGACGATGCAGATCACCCAGATGCCCACCCGGGCTGCCGACGAGGTCGGCATCGAGCCGCTGCCGCCCGAGCCAGGGGCGACGCCCGAGGAGGTGGTGCGGTCGTTCATCGACGCGGCGGCGAGCACGCGCCAGGGCCACCGCGTGGCCGCGGAGCACCTGACGCCGGAGGCGCAGGGGACCTGGAACGACGAGTCCGGGATCACCGTCATCAGCCCGGGGTACGCGACCGTCACCACTGCGGCCGGTTCGGTCCGGGTCACCGGGAACCGGGTCGGCACCGTCGACCCGCGCGGCGTGTTCACCGTCGCCGGCCCCGGTGTGTTCACCCGAGACTTCGCGCTGGAGCAGGTGGAGGAGGAGTGGCGGATCAGCGATCCGCCCGATGGGCTGATCATCCTCGAGCCGGACTTCGTCCGGCTCTACGACCGGTTGTCCGCGTTCTTCCTCGACCCCACCGACCAGCGGCTGGTACCCGACCCGCGGCACCTCGTCGTGGGCGAGGCGCAGCCGACCGCGCTGGTGCAGCGGCTGCTGGACGGGCCGTCGCCCGCGCTGGCCGCGGGGGTGCGCAATCCGCTCACCGGTGTCCAGCTGGAGCGGGCGGTGACCGTCGAGGGGAATTCCGCGGTGGTCGACCTGACCGGGATCAGCCCGGACCCGTCGACGCGGCTGTCGCAGGTCGCCGCGCAGCTGGTGTGGACGCTGGACCAACTGGACTCGCCGCGGATCAACTCGGTGGAGATCCGCATCGACGGCGAGCCCGTCGACATCGAGGGCGTCCCGGACCGTCAGACGGTCGAGGACTGGCCGAACGTCGACCCCGAGTCCGTCCCCGTCGACGCGGTCGGCCACTACATCAGCGGCGGTGCCCTGCACACCGTCACCCGGGGCGAGCCCGCCCCGGGACCGGCCGGATCGGGCGCGTACGCCCTGTCCAGCGCGGCGGTGGCGAGCGATCCCCGGAGCGGCGAACTCGCCTTCCTCGCCGGCGTCCGGGCCACCCCCTCGGGCGCCACGCTGTTCGCCGGGCGCTACGCCGGGGAGCTCGCCCCCGTCCTCGCCGGCGGCTCGTTGTCCGCCCCGACCGTCGCCGCCACGCGCATGGAGGCCTGGGTGGTGCGCGACGGCACGTCGATCGTCCGCGTCCAGTTCGGCGGTGACCCACAGGGGGTCAGTGCTCCGACGCTGCCCCGCCTCGGCCCGGCGGAGGCCCTGGAGCTCTCGCCGGACGGCGTCCGTGCCGCGCTGGTCGTCCAGGGCCCCGGCGGCCCGACGCTGTACGTCGGCACCGTGGTCCGGTCCGAGAACGGCGGTGTGGCGCTGCCCGACCTGCGGCAGATCGCTCCCGACCTCTCGCGGGTCGTCGACGTGGCCTGGCGGGACGGCGGGACGCTGCTGGTGCTGGCCGGAGACGCCGGCGACGACCGGATCGTCCCCTACGAGCTCGGTGTCGACGGCTGGGGCCTGACCGACGTGCCCACGGCGGGGCTGCCGAGCCAGCCGACGTCCATCGGGGCGGCGCCGACCCGGCAGCCGCTGGTGAACGCCGGCTCGACGATCTGGCAGCTGGCCGGCGGCACCTGGGTGACGTTGGTCCGCGGCCGGGAGCCACTGCCCGGAACGGCGCCGTTCTACCCGCTCTGA
- the hpf gene encoding ribosome hibernation-promoting factor, HPF/YfiA family, whose product MATSSFLGELADLVLPRTCAGCARPGAVLCRRCAGLLARPHLAAPRRFPEGFPPTVAAGAYAGPVRSAVLAFKEHGRAELAGPLGTALALSVAAVTRAVPGRRPVVLVPVPSSRAALRTRGRDHVRELARVAERELRAEGLAVTTGRLLGRRGRVRDSAGLSAVQRRANLAGTFHLAGPPSEGALLVLLDDVVSSGATLTEAAAALAAATRPGDPPVLAAVVAATPRAPADATSGRDLRVVPKRSEIVLPRTSIDCRDPGGGTSVEATTTGLPGGHMEIVVRGRNVEVPEHYRQHVEDKVGQLERFDGKLKMLRMDVELFHEKNPRQSAHCQRVEITLRGKGPVIRAEAAGGDFYAALDLACQKLDNRLRRAADRRRVHHGRRTPASVRLTGNTAVDTGAADALALDRQLAEGPHVTDLDEHLPGRIVREKHHPATPMTVDQALHEMELVGHDFYLFQCADTGRPTVVYRRHAYDYGLIRLVEVPQNGAAGAQARPAEPQAATTR is encoded by the coding sequence ATGGCCACGTCCTCCTTCCTCGGGGAGCTGGCCGACCTCGTGCTGCCCCGGACCTGTGCCGGGTGCGCGCGCCCGGGCGCGGTGCTCTGCCGCCGATGCGCCGGACTGCTCGCCCGGCCGCATCTCGCCGCGCCGCGCCGCTTCCCCGAGGGTTTCCCCCCGACCGTGGCGGCGGGCGCCTACGCCGGCCCGGTGCGTTCCGCCGTCCTGGCGTTCAAGGAGCACGGCCGGGCCGAGCTCGCCGGTCCGCTGGGCACCGCGCTCGCGCTGAGCGTGGCCGCGGTGACCCGCGCCGTCCCCGGGCGCCGGCCCGTCGTCCTGGTGCCCGTGCCGAGTTCGCGGGCAGCCCTGCGGACCCGCGGCCGGGACCACGTGCGGGAGCTGGCCCGCGTGGCCGAGCGCGAGCTGCGCGCCGAGGGGCTGGCGGTCACGACCGGCCGGCTGCTCGGCCGCCGCGGGCGGGTGCGTGACTCGGCCGGGCTGTCGGCCGTCCAGCGCCGGGCCAACCTGGCCGGCACCTTCCACCTGGCCGGTCCGCCGTCGGAGGGGGCGCTGCTCGTGCTGCTGGACGACGTCGTGAGCAGCGGCGCGACGCTCACCGAGGCGGCCGCCGCGCTCGCGGCGGCGACACGCCCGGGCGACCCGCCTGTCCTCGCCGCCGTGGTCGCCGCGACGCCACGGGCGCCCGCCGACGCGACTTCAGGACGCGACCTGCGGGTTGTCCCGAAGCGGTCCGAGATCGTCCTCCCCCGCACCTCGATCGACTGTCGGGACCCCGGCGGAGGGACTAGCGTCGAAGCGACTACAACCGGTCTACCGGGAGGTCACATGGAGATCGTGGTCCGTGGTCGCAACGTCGAGGTGCCGGAGCACTACCGACAGCACGTGGAGGACAAGGTCGGTCAGCTCGAACGGTTCGACGGCAAGCTGAAGATGCTCCGGATGGACGTGGAACTGTTCCACGAGAAGAACCCCCGACAGTCGGCCCACTGCCAGCGCGTGGAGATCACGCTGCGCGGCAAGGGCCCCGTGATCCGGGCCGAGGCGGCCGGCGGGGACTTCTACGCGGCCCTCGACCTGGCCTGCCAGAAGCTCGACAACCGGCTGCGCCGCGCCGCCGACCGGCGCCGGGTGCACCACGGCCGGCGGACCCCCGCCAGCGTGCGGCTCACCGGTAACACCGCCGTCGACACCGGGGCGGCCGACGCCCTCGCACTCGACCGGCAGCTCGCCGAAGGCCCGCACGTCACCGATCTCGACGAGCACCTGCCCGGCCGGATCGTGCGCGAGAAGCACCATCCGGCCACCCCCATGACGGTCGACCAGGCGCTCCACGAGATGGAGCTGGTCGGCCACGACTTCTATCTCTTCCAGTGCGCCGACACCGGCCGGCCGACGGTGGTCTACCGCCGGCACGCCTACGACTACGGGCTCATCCGCCTGGTCGAGGTGCCGCAGAACGGCGCCGCCGGCGCCCAGGCACGCCCGGCCGAGCCTCAGGCCGCCACCACCCGCTGA
- a CDS encoding pyridoxamine 5'-phosphate oxidase family protein has product MPHDPHALAPGVLELLTERHLATLTTLRADGSPHVVPVGVTYDAATATARVITSGTSAKVGHVRAGRQRVAVCQVDGRRWVTLEGTAVVRDDPDSVADAVQRYARRYRQPRENPARVVIEISVDRILGNA; this is encoded by the coding sequence GTGCCCCACGATCCCCACGCCCTCGCTCCTGGCGTCCTCGAGCTGCTCACCGAACGGCACCTGGCGACGCTGACCACGCTCCGGGCCGACGGCAGCCCGCACGTGGTCCCCGTCGGCGTCACCTACGACGCCGCGACGGCGACCGCCCGCGTCATCACCTCGGGCACGTCGGCGAAGGTCGGCCACGTCCGCGCCGGCCGGCAGCGGGTCGCCGTCTGCCAGGTCGACGGGCGGCGCTGGGTCACCCTCGAGGGGACGGCGGTGGTGCGCGACGACCCGGACTCGGTGGCGGACGCCGTCCAGCGCTACGCCCGCCGGTACCGGCAGCCGCGGGAGAACCCGGCCCGGGTGGTCATCGAGATATCGGTCGACCGGATCCTGGGCAACGCCTGA
- the secA gene encoding preprotein translocase subunit SecA, which produces MVFSRLLRAGEGKLLRRLSRIADAVESLADETAALTDAELRARTDEFKERYAGGESLDELLPEAFAVVREAATRTLGQRHYRVQLMGGAALHLGNIAEMKTGEGKTLTGVLPAYLNALTGDGVHVVTTNDYLASRDAEWMGRVHRFLGLTVGTIVSGQRPDVRREQYACDITHGTNNEFGFDYLRDNMAWSKADLVQRGHHFAIVDEVDSILIDEARTPLIISGPAETSAKWYAEFARLMPLMKRDVHYEVEEGKRTVAVTEAGVEFVEDQLGIDNLYEAVNSPLIGYLNNALKAKELFHKDQQYIVSNGEVLIVDEFTGRVLAGRRYNEGMHQAIEAKEKVKIKDENQTLATITLQNYFRLYAKLSGMTGTAQTEAAELHQTYKLGVVPIPTNRPMVRQDQSDVIYKTEKAKFESVVEDIAERHDAGQPVLAGTASVEKSEILSKYLLRRGIPHEVLNAKNHAREAAIIAQAGRLGSVTVATNMAGRGTDIVLGGNPEFIADENLRARGLSPAETPEEYEAAWDDALAEAQAQVKAEHEQVVEAGGLYVLGTERHESRRIDNQLRGRSGRQGDPGESRFYLSLGDDLMRRFNGPMLESMMNTLRVPDDQPIESKMVSRAILSAQTQVEQQNYEVRKDVLKYDEVLNRQRTVIYDERRKVLEGADLHEQVASMVDDVISAYVDGATETGYAEDWDLELLWTGLKALYPVGITIEELLEKVADGDQSALSPEVLKSELLDDVHRAYEEREGRLGSEVMRELERRVLLSVLDRKWREHLYEMDYLRAGIHLRAMANRDPVVEYQREGYDMFMAMLDGIKEESVGFLFNLEVKTKEEQAAEAKAKQDEAEAAALKAAQEGTARVLARQKAETDAKAAAAGNGKATATARKAPAAAAAAPVVTSSGTGPELTVKGLDEPRRSPEQLQYSAPTLDGSAKESGAAKAAKTATVTGSKEPSRNAPCPCGSGKKYKFCHGAAGR; this is translated from the coding sequence GTGGTGTTCTCCAGACTTCTCCGTGCCGGCGAGGGCAAGCTGCTCCGCCGTCTCTCCCGCATCGCCGACGCCGTCGAGTCCCTCGCCGACGAGACCGCTGCGCTGACCGACGCGGAGCTCCGGGCCAGGACCGACGAGTTCAAGGAGCGGTACGCGGGTGGGGAGTCCCTCGACGAGCTGCTGCCCGAGGCCTTCGCCGTGGTCCGCGAGGCGGCCACCCGCACGCTGGGCCAGCGGCACTACCGCGTGCAGCTCATGGGCGGCGCCGCACTGCACCTGGGCAACATCGCCGAGATGAAGACCGGTGAGGGCAAGACGCTGACCGGCGTCCTCCCGGCCTACCTCAACGCCCTGACCGGCGACGGTGTGCACGTCGTCACCACCAACGACTACCTCGCCTCCCGGGACGCCGAGTGGATGGGCCGCGTGCACCGGTTCCTCGGCCTGACCGTGGGCACGATCGTGTCCGGCCAGCGGCCCGACGTCCGCCGCGAGCAGTACGCCTGCGACATCACCCATGGCACGAACAACGAGTTCGGGTTCGACTACCTGCGCGACAACATGGCCTGGAGCAAGGCCGACCTGGTGCAGCGCGGGCACCACTTCGCGATCGTCGACGAGGTCGACTCCATCCTCATCGACGAGGCCCGGACGCCGCTGATCATCAGCGGGCCCGCCGAGACCAGCGCCAAGTGGTACGCCGAGTTCGCGCGCCTCATGCCGCTGATGAAGCGCGACGTCCACTACGAGGTCGAGGAGGGCAAGCGGACGGTCGCCGTGACCGAGGCCGGTGTCGAGTTCGTCGAGGACCAACTCGGCATCGACAACCTCTACGAGGCGGTCAACTCCCCGCTGATCGGCTACCTGAACAACGCGCTCAAGGCCAAGGAGCTGTTCCACAAGGACCAGCAGTACATCGTCAGCAACGGCGAGGTGCTCATCGTCGACGAGTTCACCGGCCGCGTGCTGGCCGGGCGCCGCTACAACGAGGGCATGCACCAGGCCATCGAGGCCAAGGAGAAGGTGAAGATCAAGGACGAGAACCAGACCCTCGCCACGATCACCCTCCAGAACTACTTCCGGCTCTACGCGAAGCTGTCCGGGATGACCGGCACGGCCCAGACCGAGGCCGCCGAGCTGCACCAGACCTACAAGCTGGGCGTCGTCCCCATCCCGACGAACCGGCCGATGGTCCGGCAGGACCAGTCCGACGTCATCTACAAGACCGAGAAGGCGAAGTTCGAGTCGGTCGTCGAGGACATCGCCGAGCGGCACGACGCCGGCCAGCCGGTGCTCGCCGGTACCGCCAGCGTCGAGAAGTCCGAGATCCTGTCGAAGTACCTGCTGCGGCGGGGGATCCCGCACGAGGTGCTGAACGCGAAGAACCACGCCCGCGAGGCAGCGATCATCGCGCAGGCCGGGCGCCTGGGGTCGGTCACCGTCGCGACGAACATGGCCGGGCGGGGCACCGACATCGTCCTCGGCGGCAACCCGGAGTTCATCGCCGACGAGAACCTGCGGGCTCGCGGCCTCTCGCCTGCCGAGACACCGGAGGAGTACGAGGCGGCCTGGGACGACGCCCTCGCCGAGGCGCAGGCGCAGGTCAAGGCCGAGCACGAACAGGTCGTCGAGGCCGGCGGCCTGTACGTGCTCGGCACCGAGCGGCACGAGAGCCGCCGGATCGACAACCAGCTCCGCGGCCGGTCGGGCCGGCAGGGCGACCCGGGGGAGTCGCGGTTCTACCTCTCCCTCGGCGACGACCTGATGCGCCGCTTCAACGGGCCGATGCTCGAGTCGATGATGAACACCCTCCGGGTGCCCGACGACCAGCCGATCGAGTCGAAGATGGTCAGCCGGGCCATCCTCTCGGCGCAGACCCAGGTCGAGCAGCAGAACTACGAGGTCCGCAAGGACGTCCTCAAGTACGACGAGGTGCTCAACCGGCAGCGCACCGTCATCTACGACGAGCGGCGCAAGGTGCTCGAGGGGGCCGACCTCCACGAACAGGTCGCGTCGATGGTGGACGACGTGATCTCCGCCTACGTCGACGGCGCGACCGAGACCGGTTACGCCGAGGACTGGGACCTGGAGCTGCTGTGGACGGGCCTCAAGGCGCTCTACCCCGTCGGCATCACGATCGAGGAGCTGCTGGAGAAGGTCGCCGACGGTGACCAGTCGGCGCTCTCGCCGGAGGTGCTGAAGTCGGAGCTGCTCGACGACGTGCACCGCGCCTACGAGGAGCGCGAGGGCAGGCTCGGCTCGGAGGTCATGCGGGAGCTGGAGCGGCGGGTGCTGCTGTCGGTGCTCGACCGCAAGTGGCGTGAGCACCTCTACGAGATGGACTACCTGCGGGCCGGGATCCACCTGCGCGCCATGGCCAACCGCGACCCGGTCGTGGAGTACCAGCGCGAGGGCTACGACATGTTCATGGCCATGCTCGACGGCATCAAGGAGGAGTCGGTCGGCTTCCTGTTCAACCTCGAGGTCAAGACCAAGGAGGAGCAGGCGGCCGAGGCCAAGGCCAAGCAGGACGAGGCCGAGGCGGCCGCGCTCAAGGCCGCGCAGGAGGGCACCGCCCGCGTGCTCGCCCGGCAGAAGGCCGAGACCGACGCGAAGGCGGCCGCCGCCGGGAACGGCAAGGCGACGGCGACGGCCCGCAAGGCGCCGGCTGCGGCGGCCGCGGCCCCGGTGGTCACGTCGTCGGGCACCGGTCCGGAGCTGACCGTGAAGGGCCTCGACGAACCACGGCGCAGCCCCGAGCAGCTGCAGTACTCGGCGCCCACGCTGGACGGCTCGGCCAAGGAGAGCGGCGCGGCCAAGGCGGCCAAGACCGCGACCGTGACCGGTTCCAAGGAGCCGTCCCGCAACGCGCCGTGCCCCTGTGGCTCGGGCAAGAAGTACAAGTTCTGCCACGGCGCGGCCGGGCGCTGA
- a CDS encoding enoyl-CoA hydratase-related protein, which translates to MPVRSDRRNHIGVVTLDRPEKRNAMDAQMTAGLDAALNALDDDPAVRAIVLTASGRVFSAGTDLATGSGGPTGRGGPYGITRRTRRVPLVAAVEGPALGGGFEIVLACDLVVASTSASFGLPEVSRGVVATCGGLFRGPRALPVNVATELLLTGEPIDARRALDLGLVNRLTDEGAAFDAALALAERIATNSPVAVQATLRSIHVHTAAADHLGWLTTDDATRAVVASPDRAEGKRAFLERRAPVWQDPSG; encoded by the coding sequence GTGCCCGTCCGGAGTGACCGCCGGAACCACATCGGGGTCGTCACGCTCGACCGGCCTGAGAAGCGCAACGCCATGGACGCGCAGATGACCGCTGGACTCGACGCGGCACTGAACGCGCTGGACGACGACCCCGCCGTCCGGGCGATCGTGCTGACCGCCTCGGGGCGAGTGTTCAGCGCGGGCACGGACCTCGCCACGGGCTCCGGCGGGCCCACCGGACGAGGTGGCCCCTACGGCATCACCCGCCGCACGCGCCGGGTGCCACTGGTCGCGGCGGTGGAGGGGCCGGCACTGGGCGGGGGCTTCGAGATCGTCCTCGCGTGCGACCTGGTGGTCGCCTCGACCTCGGCGAGCTTCGGCCTGCCGGAGGTGTCCCGCGGGGTCGTCGCCACGTGCGGTGGGCTGTTCCGCGGACCGCGCGCGCTCCCGGTCAACGTCGCCACGGAACTGCTGCTCACCGGTGAGCCGATCGACGCGCGGCGAGCGCTCGACCTGGGCCTGGTCAACCGGCTGACCGACGAAGGGGCGGCATTCGACGCGGCGCTCGCCCTCGCGGAGCGCATCGCGACGAACTCCCCGGTGGCCGTGCAGGCGACGCTGCGCTCGATCCACGTGCACACCGCCGCAGCGGACCACCTGGGCTGGCTGACCACCGACGACGCGACCCGCGCAGTGGTCGCCTCACCCGACCGTGCCGAAGGCAAGCGCGCATTCCTGGAACGACGCGCGCCGGTCTGGCAGGACCCCTCGGGCTGA